The genomic region TATCCACCCCTATCTACCCCATCTACCCCTATCTACCCCTATCTAGTAGGCTGCTGAGGCCacctatacagtgccttgcaaaagtattcaccccattGGCATTTTTGCTATTTTGTTGAAATGGATTTTGGGGTGGGATTTCATGTAgaggacatacacaaaataaatgGGTTATTAttaagtgaaatgaaaaaataagTTGTTTCAAAAAATGATTAATGTCAAAAAGTGTTGcgttcatatgtattcaccccctttactatgaaacccctaaataagatctggtacaaccaatgaccttcagaagtcacataattggttaaataaagtccacctgtgtgctatcaaagtgtcacatgatctgtcacatgatctcagtgtatatatacacctgttctgaaaggccccagattctgcaacaccactaagcaagcggcagcatgaagaccaaggagctctccaaacaggtcagggacaaagtggtggagaagtacagatcagggttggattATAAAAAAAattctgaaactttgaacatcccacagagcaccattaaatccattattaaaaaatggaaggaatatggcaccacaacaaacctgccaagactCACGGATCAGGCAAGgaaggcattaatcagagaggcaacaaagagaccaaagataaccctgaaggagctgcaaaaatCTACaccagagattggagtatctgtccataggaccactttaaactgtacactccacagagctgggctttatggaagagtggctaGAAAAAAGCCATCGCTTAAAGATAGCCAAGACACGGTATATCCATCCCTAACTATCCCCTTGGTTGGGTGTGGCTGGTCTATCCTACATGCTACAGAGGAGATAGTGTATTGTAGCATGATGTAACAGCTACTGTATTGTAGCATGATGTAACAGCTACTGTATTGTAGCATGATGTAACAGCTACTGTATTGTAGCATGTAATAACAGCTAGTGTATTGTAGCATGTAATAACAGCTAGTGTATTGTAGCATGTAATAACAGCTACTGTATTGTAGCATGATATAACAGCTACTGTATTGTAGCATGTAATAACAGCTAGTGTATTGTAGCATGATGTAACAGCTACTGTATTGTAGCATGATGTAACAGCTACTGTATTGTAGCATGATGTAACAGCTACTGTATTGTAGCATGTAATAACAGCTAGTGTATTGTAGCATGTAATAACAGCTACTGTATTGTAGCATGCTATAACAGCTACTGTATTGTAGCATGATATAACAGCTACTGTATTGTAGCATGATATAACAGCAACTGTATTGTAGCATGATATAACAGCTACTGTATTGTAGCATGATATAACAGCTACTGTATTGTAGCATGATATAACAGCTACTGTATTGTAGCATGATATAACAGCTACTGTATTGTAGCATGATGTAACAGCTACTGTATTGTAGCATGATGTAACAGCTACTGTATTGTAGCATGATATAACAGCTAGTGTATTGTAGTATGATGTAACAGCTACTGTATTGTAGCATGATATAACAGCTACTGTATTGTAGCATGATATAACAGCTACTGTATTGGAGCATGATGTAACagatagtgtattatactatactatacccagAAATAGCCTCGTCGTCCCCACCTTGCAGCCTCGTAGTCCCCCCCTTGCATTGCAGCCTCGTAGTCCCCCTTGCAGCCTCGCAGCCCCCTTGCAGACTTGTAGTCCCCCTCGCAGCCTCCCCCTTGCAGCCTCGTAGTCCCCCCCTTGCAGCCTCGTAGCCCCCATTGCAGCCTCGTAGCCCCCTTGCAGCCTTGTAGCCCCCCTTGCAGCCTCGTAACCCCCCTTGCAGCCTCGTAGTCCCCCCTTGCAGCCTCGTAGTCCCCCTTGCAGCCTCGTAGCCCTCCCCTTGCAGCCTCCCCTTGCAGCCTCGTAGTCATCCCCCTTGCAGCCTCACAGTCTCCCCCTTGCAGCCTCGCAGCCCCTCCCTTGCAGCCTCGTAGTCATCCCCCTTGCAGCCTCACAGCCTCCCCCTTGCTGCCTCGTAGTCCCCCCCTCGCAGCCTCTCCCCATGCAGCCTCACAGCCTCCCCCTTGCTGCCTCGTAGTCCCCCTTGCAGCCTCGTAGCCCCCTTGCAGCCTCGTAGTCCCCCTTGCAGTCTCGTAGTCCCCCTCTCGCAGCCCCCTCGCAGCCTCCCCCTTGCAGCCTCGTAGTCCCCTCTCACAGCCCCCCTTGCAGCCTCACAGCCTCCCCTTGCAGCCTCGCAGCCCCCCTTGCAGCCTCACAGCCCCCCTTGCAGCCTCGTAATCCCCCTCGCAGCCTCGTAGTCCCCCCCTCGCAGCCTCCCCTTGCAGCCTCGCAGGCCCCCTTGCAGCCTCGTAGTCCCCCTTGCAGCCTCACAGCCTCCCCCTTGCTGCCTCGTAATCCCCCCTCGCAGCCTCCCCCATGCAGCCTCACATCCTCCCCCTTGCTTCCTCGTAGTCCCCCTCGCAGCCCCCCTTGCAGCCTCACAGCCTCCCCCTTGCAGCCTCGCAGCCCCCTCGCAGCCTCCCCCTTGCAGCCTCGTAGTCCCCCTCGCAGCCTCCCCCTTGCAGCCTCACAGCCTCCCCCTTGCAGCCCCCCTTGCAGCCTCACAGCCTCCCCCTTGCAGCCTCGCAGTCCCCCAGCCTCACAGTCCCCCTTGCAGCCTCGTAGCCTCCCCCTCGCAGCCTCGTAGTCCCCCCCTCGCAGCCTCCCCCTTGCAGCCTCGCAGCCCCCTTGCAGCCTCACAGCCTCCCCCCTTGCAGCCTCGCAGCCCCCTTGCAGCCTCCCCCCCCTGCAGCCTCGTAGCCCCCTGCAGCCTTGTACCCCCTGCAGCCTCCCCCCCTGCAGCCTCGCAGCCCCCTGCAGCCTCGTAGCCCCCCTGCAGCCTCGTAGTCCCCCCCCTCGTAACCCCCTTGCAGCCTCGTACCCCCTTGCAGCCTCGTAGCCCCTGCAGCCTCACAGCCTCCCCTGCAGCCTCGCAGCCCCCTTGCAGTCCCCCTCACAGCCTCCCCCTTGCAGCCTCGTAGTCCCCCCCGCAGCCCCCTTGCAGCCTCACATCCTCCCCCTTGCTGCCTCGTAGTCCCCCTCGCAGCCTCCCCCTTGCAGCCTCGTAGTTCCCCCTCGCATCCCCCCTTGCAGCCTCACAGCCCCCTTGCAGTCTCGTAGTCCCCCTCGCAGCCTCGTAGTCCCCCTCACAGCCTCCCCCCTTGCAGCCTCGTAGTCCCCCTGCAGCCTCGTAGCCCCTCCTGCGGCCTCGTAGCCCCCCTGCAGCCTCGTAGTCCCCCTGCAGCCTCGTAGCCCCCCTGCAGCCTCGCAGTCCCCCTGCAGCCTCGTAGTCCCCCCTGCAGCCTCGCAGCCCCCCTGCAGCCTCGCAGCCCCCCTTTGCAGCCTCGTAGCCCCCTGCAGCCTCGCAGCCCCCTGCAGCCTCGTAGCCCCCTGCAGCCTCGCAGCCCCCCCCCGCAGCCTCGTAGTCCCCCTGCAGCCTCGCAGCCCCCTTGCAGCCTCGTAGCCCCCCTGCAGCCTCGTAGCCCCCCCCTCGTAGCCCCCCTGCAGCCTCGTAGCCCCCCTGCAGCCTCGTAGCCCCCCCTGCGGCCCCCTGCGCCTCGCAGCCCCCCTGCAGCCTCGTAGCCCCCTCGTAGCCCCCACCTTGTTTGTCTCTCCTGACAGGTGTGAACAAAGACAAGTCCAGGAGAAATGTCAGCTCTTTTCTAAGTGAGACAGACACGGCCTGACCACATTCAGGAAGGAGACTGCCCTGGCACATTATAATAATCATATTGACAGCATATCTAATGCTTTCATTAGGCAAATTATCCCTAAGTCACATCTGTGTCTGGCGAAGGATAGGGACCTGttatatagactgtgtgtgtgagagagagagagagagagagagagagagagagagagagagagagagagagagagagagagagagagagagagagagagagagagagagagagagagagagagagagagagagagagagagagagagagagagagagagagagagagagagagagagagagagagagagagagagagagagagagagagagagagagagatggggtataACATCAGTATGACATAATACCATGTTCTCTCCATAATACCCTGTTCTCTTCATAATACCCTGTTCTCTCCATAATACCCTGTTCTCTCCATAATACCCTGTTCTCTCCATAATACCCTGTTCTCTCCATAATACCCTGTTCTCTGTACATAATACCCTGTTCTCTCCATAATACCCTGTTCTCTCTACATAATACCCTGTTCTCTCCATAATACCCTGTTCTCTCCATAATACCCTGTTCTCTTCATAATACCCTGTTCTCTCCATAATACCCTGTTCTCTGTACATAATACCCGGTTCTCTCCATAATACCCTGTTCTCTCCATAATACCCTGTTCTCTCCATAATACCCTGTTCTCTTCATAATACCCTGTTCTCTTCATAATACCCTGTTCTCTCCATAATACCCTGTTCTCTGTACATAATACCCTGTTCTCTTCATAATACCCTGTTCTCTCCATAATACCCTGTTCTCTGTACATAATACCCTGTTCTCTCCATAATACCCTGTTCTCTTCATAATACCCTGTTCTCTCCATAATACCCTGTTCTCTTCATAATACCCTGTTCTCTCCATAATACCCTGTTCTCTTCATAATACCCTGTTCTCTCCATAATACCCGGTTCTATTCATTATGTGTAATGTTTTATGCCCTGAGGTTTGATCAAATGCAAACGGGCGTTAAGAATTTAAAAACTAAAAAACTTTTCATAGCATCAtgatgatacacacacacacacacacacatttacattacatttaagtcatttagcagacgctcttatcacacacacacacacacacacacacacacacacacacacacacacacacacacacacacacacacacacacacacacacacacacacacacacacacacacacacatgctgtacaAAAAGGCACAAACCCTTTTATGCATATTTTACATCCAGTGCAGCTGCAGGCCCatgggggcagagatggaggaggggagaagagagatggaggaggggtggagagagatggaggaggggtggagagagagatggaggaggggtggagagagatggaggagggggtggagagagagatggaggaggggtggagagagatggaggaggggtgggagagagatggaggaggggtggagagagatggaggaggggtggaggggaggaggggtggagagagatggaggaggggtggagagagatggaggaggggtggagaagatggaggagatggaggagggaggaggggtggagagagatggaggaggggtgaagagagatggaggagggtggagagagatggaggaggggtggagagagatggaggaggagggtggagaaagatggaggaggggtggagagagatgaggagggggggtggagagagatggaggaggggtggagagagatggaggagagatggaggagagatggaggggagaagagagatggaggaggggtggagagagagatggagggagaagagagatggaggagggtaggagagagatggaggggagagagatggaggagggatggagagagaggatggaggagggagatggaggggagaagagagatggaggaggggtggagagagagaggagggggggtggagagatggaagagaggtggaggaggggtggagaaggggtggagaagagagatggagggctggagagagatggaggaggggtggaggaaggagagatggaggaggggtggagggagaagagagatggggagggatggaaagagatggaggagggtggaggaggggggaggaggggtggagaaggggtggagagagatggggggctggagagagaggtggagagaagggtggagaaggggtggagagagatggggtggaaagagagaggatggaggaggggtggaagagatggagggggtgtagagagagagatggaggggtggagaaggtgagagagaggtggaggaggggtggaagaaggggtggagatggatgggggtggaaagagagagagatggaggggggtggagagagagatgatggagagagatggagagagatggaggagggctgGAGAGAGCAGGCGCCAATTAATGTCAGGTTTGTCATTGGCAGATACGGTTGTGTTGTCAGGGTTCAAACAAGACTCGTGCATATTTCATTACACAAGCTCCACTGCTCATAGAGGCAGagagctctgttcacaaacacaaacagaccccacacagccccaggacagcaacacaattagacccaaccaaatcatgagaaaacaaaaagataattacttgacatattggaaagaattaacaacaaaacagagcaaactagaatgctgtttggccctaaacagagagtacacagtggcagaatacctgaccacggtgactgacccaaacttaaggaaagctttgactatgtacagactcagtgagcatagccttgctattgagaaaggccgccgtagacagacaagacaagacaagctACACTGCCCAcacaatgaggtggaaactgaactgcacttcctaaccCCCTGAcgatattagagacacatatttccctcagattacacagacccacaaagaatttgaaaacaaatatatttttgataAACTCCCGTATCTACAGGGTGAAATACctcagtgtgacatcacagcagcaaaattggtaataaatgcttcacagagttcaagtaacagacacatctcaacatcaacagttcagagaagactgcgtgaatcagtccttaatggtcgaattgctgcaaagaaaccactactaaaggatactaatgagaagaagagacttgctt from Oncorhynchus keta strain PuntledgeMale-10-30-2019 chromosome 18, Oket_V2, whole genome shotgun sequence harbors:
- the LOC127909048 gene encoding loricrin-like; this encodes MGLQLHWMRDKQGGGYEGATRLQGGCEAQGAAGGATRLQGGYEAAGGLRGGGYEAAGGLRGCKGAARLQGDYEAAGGGCEAAGGYEAAGGCEAAGGYEAAKGGCEAAGGLRGCRGDYEAAGGLRGCRGATRLQGDYEAAGGLRGRRRGYEAAGGLRGCKGGGCEGDYEAARGTTRLQGGCEAARGDARGNYEAARGRLRGGLRGSKGEDVRLQGGCGGDYEAARGRLGYEAARGYEAARGLRGGGLRGCRGATRLQGAARLQGGRLQGVQGCRGLRGCRGGRLQGGCEAARGEAVRLQGGCEAARGRLRGGDYEAARGRLRGCKGDCEAGGLRGCKGEAVRLQGGLQGGGCEAARGRLRGGLRGCKGEAARGLRGCKGEAVRLQGGLRGGLRGSKGEDVRLHGGGCEGGLRGSKGEAVRLQGGLRGCKGACEAARGGCEGGTTRLRGGLRGCKGGCEAARGAARLQGEAVRLQGGL